In Streptomyces sp. NBC_01717, one DNA window encodes the following:
- a CDS encoding WXG100 family type VII secretion target, whose translation MATDPNTKVRYESVQEMANRIRVVSQNIIKDLQEMDAALKVVTDTWDGEAHGEYVHLQSKYKGKAEHMKTRLEHVAKIIESGKDSYRSTDVKASRLFTEAY comes from the coding sequence ATGGCGACCGACCCGAACACCAAGGTCAGGTACGAGAGCGTCCAGGAGATGGCGAACCGCATCCGTGTGGTCTCGCAGAACATCATCAAGGACCTCCAGGAGATGGACGCGGCACTGAAGGTCGTCACCGACACCTGGGACGGTGAGGCACACGGGGAGTACGTGCACCTCCAGTCCAAGTACAAGGGCAAGGCGGAGCACATGAAGACCCGCCTGGAGCACGTCGCGAAGATCATCGAGTCCGGCAAGGACAGTTACCGCTCGACGGACGTGAAGGCCTCGCGCCTGTTCACCGAGGCGTACTGA
- a CDS encoding DUF397 domain-containing protein: protein MGTQQEKDELYALDISGVEWLGAPGTEEAEERVEIAHLPGGAVAMRSSLDPETVLRYTEAEWRAFVLGARDGEFDLT from the coding sequence ATGGGCACGCAGCAGGAGAAGGACGAGCTGTACGCACTCGACATCTCGGGGGTCGAGTGGCTGGGTGCGCCCGGTACGGAAGAGGCCGAGGAGCGCGTCGAGATCGCGCATCTGCCGGGCGGGGCCGTGGCGATGCGGTCCTCGCTGGATCCGGAGACGGTGCTGCGGTACACGGAGGCCGAGTGGCGGGCGTTCGTACTGGGGGCGCGGGACGGCGAGTTCGACCTCACGTAG
- a CDS encoding WXG100 family type VII secretion target — MTNPAGGFGLADDPIVQAKNKIIETAEQVSKQSRELADILATVSAGWTGVGASGFTSAQIVINEDHDEIRRLLNVLLNAVGQTKNLSNANDDEVRAAFNAVKEPASSGNTSGLNGI; from the coding sequence ATGACCAACCCCGCAGGTGGTTTCGGACTCGCCGACGATCCGATCGTCCAGGCGAAGAACAAGATCATCGAAACCGCGGAGCAGGTGTCCAAGCAGTCCAGGGAGCTGGCCGACATCCTCGCGACGGTCAGCGCGGGATGGACGGGTGTCGGCGCCTCGGGATTCACATCCGCACAGATCGTGATCAACGAGGACCACGACGAGATCCGCCGGCTCCTCAACGTGCTCCTCAACGCGGTGGGCCAGACCAAGAACCTCAGCAACGCCAACGACGACGAGGTCCGCGCGGCCTTCAACGCGGTGAAGGAGCCGGCGTCGTCCGGCAACACCTCCGGGCTGAACGGCATCTGA